The following are encoded together in the Streptomyces tsukubensis genome:
- a CDS encoding methylated-DNA--[protein]-cysteine S-methyltransferase, translating into MSDTNDRNVAGRTAADDRISAADRTARDTSAGDRTTDDVDVRAILSRAAVDEATLGRLHAKLEDAAAREGVLDIAYRIVDAPIGRLLVASTERGLVRVAFDSEDHDKVLDDLSARLSPRVLRAPARLDAVARELDQYFAGTRRTFDLELDRSLSKGFREVVQRYLPEIPYGDTLSYGQVARLVGNPKAVRAVGTACATNPLPVVVPCHRVLRTDGSLGGYVGGPATKSALLRLEAAV; encoded by the coding sequence ATGAGCGACACCAACGACCGTAACGTCGCCGGGAGGACCGCCGCCGACGACAGGATCAGCGCCGCCGACAGGACCGCCCGCGACACGAGCGCCGGCGACAGGACCACCGACGACGTGGACGTCCGCGCGATTCTCTCCCGCGCGGCGGTGGACGAGGCCACGCTGGGACGGTTGCACGCGAAGCTGGAGGACGCGGCGGCCCGCGAGGGCGTACTGGACATCGCCTACCGGATCGTCGACGCGCCGATCGGCCGGTTGCTCGTCGCCTCGACGGAGCGTGGGCTCGTACGGGTGGCCTTCGACAGTGAGGATCACGACAAGGTCCTCGACGACCTGTCGGCCAGACTGAGCCCCCGGGTGCTCCGTGCCCCCGCGCGGCTGGACGCGGTGGCACGAGAGCTCGACCAGTACTTCGCGGGGACACGCCGCACATTCGACCTGGAGCTGGACAGGTCGCTGTCGAAGGGGTTCAGAGAGGTGGTGCAGCGCTACCTGCCGGAGATCCCTTACGGGGACACCCTCAGCTACGGGCAGGTCGCGCGGCTGGTCGGGAACCCGAAGGCGGTGCGCGCGGTGGGCACGGCCTGCGCGACCAACCCCCTCCCCGTCGTGGTGCCGTGCCACCGGGTGCTGCGCACGGACGGCAGCCTGGGCGGCTATGTCGGCGGCCCGGCCACGAAG
- a CDS encoding plasmid stabilization protein: MPQGSNAKRERQYEHIKEGAEKRGTSTGRAEEIAARTVNKERARNGESKQASKVSTQDPKSAYERGGERSHKGPNGPTRDQLYAEAKGRNIDGRSKMSKDQLRKALGR; the protein is encoded by the coding sequence ATGCCCCAGGGATCCAACGCGAAGCGTGAGCGTCAGTACGAGCACATCAAGGAGGGCGCCGAGAAGCGCGGCACCTCGACGGGACGTGCCGAGGAGATCGCGGCACGGACCGTGAACAAGGAGCGCGCGAGGAACGGAGAGTCGAAGCAGGCGAGCAAGGTCTCCACGCAGGACCCCAAGTCGGCCTACGAACGTGGCGGCGAGCGGTCCCACAAAGGCCCGAACGGGCCGACCCGTGACCAGCTCTACGCCGAGGCGAAGGGCCGCAACATCGACGGCAGGTCCAAGATGTCCAAGGACCAGCTGAGGAAGGCCCTGGGACGCTAG
- a CDS encoding VOC family protein, translated as MRVKDFDHLVLNVGDVERALEFYCGPLGLEPVRVDEWREGKAPFPSVRVSAVTIIDLVSRPRGESNVDHICLVVDPLDWREVIESGVFTVLEGPVGRFGARGSAESVYVRDPDGNTVELRWYPQDAGR; from the coding sequence ATGCGGGTCAAGGATTTCGATCACCTGGTGCTGAACGTCGGCGATGTCGAGCGGGCGCTGGAGTTCTACTGCGGGCCCCTCGGCCTCGAACCGGTGCGGGTGGACGAATGGCGGGAGGGCAAGGCGCCGTTCCCCTCGGTGCGGGTGAGCGCGGTGACCATCATCGACCTCGTCAGCCGCCCTCGCGGCGAGTCCAACGTGGACCACATCTGCCTGGTGGTGGATCCCCTGGACTGGCGGGAGGTCATCGAATCGGGGGTCTTCACCGTGCTGGAGGGGCCGGTCGGCCGCTTCGGCGCGCGGGGCAGTGCCGAGTCCGTCTACGTGCGGGACCCCGACGGCAACACGGTCGAGCTGCGCTGGTACCCGCAGGACGCCGGGCGGTGA
- a CDS encoding RNA polymerase sigma factor, whose amino-acid sequence MKKPFERVVTEHAEAVLRVCRAVVGVDDADDAWSETFLAAMRAYPELPADANVEAWLVTIAHRKAIDLTRGRARRAVPVGEVPEHPSSIGLPDRSDPDLWRAVGALPERQRLAVAYHHFAGVPYKDVARIVGGTPESVRRAASDGVRTLRNALSDAHPAHPAQRPSPPGRAASEPTVKPAANARPNAKEGTP is encoded by the coding sequence ATGAAGAAGCCCTTCGAACGGGTCGTGACCGAGCACGCGGAGGCCGTACTGCGGGTATGCCGGGCGGTCGTCGGCGTCGACGACGCGGACGACGCCTGGTCGGAGACGTTCCTCGCCGCGATGCGCGCCTACCCGGAGCTTCCTGCCGACGCCAACGTGGAGGCGTGGCTGGTGACCATCGCCCACCGCAAGGCCATCGACCTCACGCGGGGCCGGGCGCGGCGCGCCGTCCCCGTCGGCGAAGTTCCGGAACACCCCTCGTCCATCGGGTTGCCGGACCGGAGCGACCCGGACCTGTGGAGAGCGGTGGGGGCGCTGCCGGAGAGGCAGCGGCTGGCCGTCGCCTACCACCACTTCGCCGGAGTCCCCTACAAGGACGTCGCGCGCATCGTCGGCGGGACCCCGGAATCGGTGCGCAGGGCCGCGTCGGACGGCGTCAGAACCCTCCGGAACGCCCTGTCGGACGCACACCCCGCGCACCCCGCCCAACGACCCTCACCACCCGGACGGGCCGCATCCGAACCGACCGTGAAACCGGCCGCGAACGCGAGACCGAACGCGAAGGAAGGGACGCCATGA
- the msrA gene encoding peptide-methionine (S)-S-oxide reductase MsrA, with protein MTESTERAVLAGGCFWGMQDLIRKYPGVLTTRVGYAGGDVPNATYRNHGTHAESIEIIFDPAKISYREILEFFFQIHDPSTLNRQGNDVGMSYRSAIFCTSDEQKRVAEDTIADVDASGLWPGRAVTEVAPAGDFWEAEPEHQDYLERYPEGYTCHFVRPGWKLPRREETSRS; from the coding sequence ATGACGGAATCCACCGAGCGTGCCGTACTCGCCGGGGGGTGCTTCTGGGGAATGCAGGACCTGATCCGCAAGTACCCCGGGGTGCTGACCACACGGGTCGGGTACGCGGGCGGCGACGTGCCGAACGCCACGTACCGGAATCATGGGACGCACGCCGAGTCCATCGAGATCATCTTCGACCCCGCGAAGATCTCCTACCGGGAGATTCTGGAGTTCTTCTTCCAGATCCACGACCCGTCCACGCTGAACCGCCAGGGCAACGACGTGGGGATGAGCTACCGGTCCGCCATCTTCTGCACGAGCGACGAGCAGAAGCGCGTCGCCGAGGACACGATCGCCGATGTCGACGCCTCAGGCCTCTGGCCGGGCAGGGCCGTGACCGAGGTGGCGCCCGCCGGTGACTTCTGGGAGGCGGAGCCGGAGCACCAGGACTACCTGGAGCGCTACCCCGAGGGGTACACCTGCCACTTCGTACGGCCGGGCTGGAAGCTCCCCCGCAGGGAGGAAACGAGCCGGTCGTAG
- the nadE gene encoding ammonia-dependent NAD(+) synthetase: MTDPSASTVQYEIARDLQVSETFDAELEIERRVAFLAERLTSTGLRSLVLGISGGVDSTTAGRLCQLAVERVREAGHDATFHAMRLPYGVQADESDAQLALKFIQADRSLTVDVRPASDAALEACLSGGLEFRDAGHQDFVQGNIKARQRMIAQYAVAGAQDGLVVGTDHAAEAVSGFFTKFGDGAADLVPLEGLTKRRVRAVAALLGAPDQLVRKAPTADLESLTPGKLDEDALGVTYDDIDDFLEGEPVSEEVFETIVRRYRRTEHKRQLPVGP, encoded by the coding sequence ATGACCGACCCGTCGGCCAGCACCGTGCAGTACGAGATCGCCCGGGATCTCCAGGTGTCAGAGACGTTCGACGCGGAGCTGGAGATCGAGCGGCGGGTGGCGTTCCTCGCCGAGCGGCTCACCTCCACAGGGCTGCGCTCCCTCGTGCTGGGGATCAGCGGGGGAGTCGACTCCACGACGGCGGGCAGGCTCTGCCAGCTCGCGGTGGAGCGGGTACGCGAGGCCGGCCATGACGCGACCTTCCACGCCATGCGCCTGCCCTACGGCGTCCAGGCGGACGAGAGCGACGCCCAGCTCGCGCTCAAGTTCATCCAGGCCGACCGCTCCCTGACCGTGGACGTGCGGCCCGCGAGTGACGCCGCTCTCGAAGCCTGCCTCTCCGGAGGGCTGGAGTTCCGCGACGCGGGCCACCAGGATTTCGTCCAGGGCAACATCAAGGCGCGCCAGCGCATGATCGCCCAGTACGCGGTGGCGGGTGCCCAGGACGGCCTGGTGGTGGGCACCGACCACGCGGCGGAGGCCGTATCCGGTTTCTTCACCAAGTTCGGTGACGGAGCCGCCGACCTCGTGCCGCTGGAGGGCCTCACCAAGCGTCGCGTGCGAGCCGTCGCCGCACTGCTCGGCGCCCCGGACCAGCTCGTCAGGAAGGCGCCCACCGCCGACCTGGAGAGCCTGACGCCCGGCAAGCTCGACGAGGACGCCCTCGGGGTGACCTACGACGACATCGACGACTTCCTTGAGGGCGAGCCGGTGAGCGAGGAAGTCTTCGAGACCATCGTCCGCCGTTACCGTCGGACCGAGCACAAGCGTCAGCTTCCCGTCGGGCCCTGA
- a CDS encoding methylated-DNA--[protein]-cysteine S-methyltransferase → MNTRHAIVPTPLGDLTVVASGESLVGVYFPHHWYLPPSAELGPETDAGQDPPLARAAAQLGEYLAGERTSFDLATETHGDPLQEQVWAMLRRIPFGTTTTYGALAEQLGNKGLAQTVGQAVGHNPLSIIVPCHRVVGSNGKLTGFAGGLSRKQRLLELEEPAEVRAGRLF, encoded by the coding sequence ATGAACACGCGCCACGCGATCGTCCCCACACCGCTCGGCGACCTGACCGTGGTCGCTTCGGGGGAGTCCCTTGTGGGCGTCTACTTCCCGCACCACTGGTACCTGCCCCCGAGCGCGGAACTCGGCCCCGAAACCGACGCAGGACAGGACCCACCGCTGGCCCGCGCGGCGGCACAGCTGGGCGAATACCTGGCGGGGGAGCGGACCTCCTTCGACCTGGCGACGGAGACACACGGTGATCCGCTCCAGGAACAGGTGTGGGCCATGCTCAGGCGGATCCCGTTCGGTACGACGACGACGTACGGGGCATTGGCCGAACAGCTCGGCAACAAGGGGCTCGCGCAGACAGTGGGGCAGGCGGTCGGGCACAATCCCCTCTCGATCATCGTGCCCTGCCACCGGGTCGTCGGCAGCAACGGGAAGCTCACCGGTTTCGCCGGGGGACTCTCCCGCAAACAGCGGCTCCTGGAACTCGAAGAGCCCGCGGAGGTCAGGGCAGGACGGCTCTTCTGA